A single window of Longimicrobium sp. DNA harbors:
- a CDS encoding CoA transferase, producing MLLTESPRSASVPPLLGDLAVAAAGDALPARICAAHLARLGARREERAGGDPALAGELEVRPTAGGEGVRCTLRWAPPAPGDGPEPRSEPLVQAVSGVMAVHGRDRGRPRRLGLEVASAAAGVIAAQGVLAALIARQRGLAVRGVETSVLQGALILLSHHLAIATSGDPWLRRTADEALRRSPDARPAPPFLTADGHAVELEALTPDVWEAFWTQLGADRAEVQAAWPTYVFRYLSARCLLPRALHRAAAGRTLDDVHAAAAASGAVVRRVRGYPEVLDSLGRGAADPWSIVPGGRREAAAAAPPAGGAPLAGMRVIDVTTRLQGPLAGHLLRLLGAHVVKVERPGGDIGRVAPLKSLHSAYLAYNRGKEVEEVDYKSPQGRERLAELAAGADVCLHNWRPGRAARLGLDSADLARRNPGLVYAYASGWGPESDLIAGDFLVQAYSGCAEGITPEGEPPAPSRMAYVDIMGGLLACEGILAGLYLRERTGRGCRVDTSLLGAATLLQAHVLAGIATGDERGRRMGRPVWGPLDQPVETADGFLLVEAAEPAALRSAAAVCGARADGPPERLQERIATQLRGRTAAEWERRLGEVGVAATAVCADLADVPGDPRMAGLLEEAATGARVPAAPWRFAG from the coding sequence ATGCTCCTGACCGAATCGCCCCGCTCCGCTTCCGTTCCCCCCCTGCTGGGCGACTTGGCCGTGGCCGCCGCGGGTGACGCGCTCCCGGCCCGGATCTGCGCCGCCCATCTGGCGCGGCTGGGCGCCCGGCGCGAGGAGCGGGCCGGCGGCGACCCGGCGCTGGCGGGCGAGCTGGAGGTGCGCCCCACCGCCGGCGGCGAGGGCGTTCGCTGCACGCTGCGCTGGGCGCCCCCCGCGCCGGGGGACGGGCCGGAGCCCCGCTCCGAGCCGCTGGTGCAGGCGGTTTCGGGGGTGATGGCGGTGCACGGGCGCGACCGGGGACGTCCCCGGCGCCTGGGGCTCGAGGTGGCGTCGGCGGCCGCGGGGGTCATCGCCGCGCAGGGGGTGCTGGCCGCGCTGATCGCCCGCCAGCGCGGGCTCGCCGTCCGCGGCGTGGAGACCTCCGTGCTGCAGGGCGCGCTGATCCTCCTGTCGCACCACCTGGCCATCGCCACCAGCGGCGACCCGTGGCTGCGCCGCACCGCCGACGAGGCGCTCCGGCGCTCGCCCGACGCCCGCCCCGCACCCCCCTTCCTCACCGCCGACGGGCACGCGGTGGAGTTGGAGGCGCTCACCCCCGACGTGTGGGAGGCGTTCTGGACCCAGCTGGGCGCCGACCGCGCCGAGGTCCAGGCCGCGTGGCCCACCTACGTCTTCCGCTACCTGAGCGCGCGCTGCCTCCTTCCCCGGGCGCTGCACCGCGCGGCCGCGGGCCGCACGCTCGACGACGTGCACGCCGCGGCGGCCGCGTCGGGGGCGGTGGTGCGGCGCGTCCGCGGCTATCCCGAGGTGCTGGACTCGCTGGGGCGGGGCGCGGCCGACCCCTGGTCGATCGTTCCGGGCGGCCGCCGCGAGGCGGCGGCCGCCGCGCCGCCCGCCGGGGGCGCGCCGCTCGCGGGGATGCGGGTGATCGACGTCACCACGCGGCTGCAGGGCCCGCTGGCGGGGCACCTGCTGCGCCTGCTGGGGGCGCACGTGGTGAAGGTCGAGCGGCCGGGGGGCGACATCGGGCGGGTGGCGCCGCTGAAGTCGCTCCATTCCGCCTACCTGGCGTACAACCGCGGCAAGGAGGTGGAGGAGGTCGACTACAAGTCGCCCCAGGGGCGGGAGCGGCTGGCCGAGCTGGCGGCCGGCGCCGACGTCTGCCTCCACAACTGGCGCCCGGGGCGGGCGGCCAGGCTGGGGCTCGATTCGGCCGACCTGGCCCGCCGCAACCCCGGGCTGGTGTACGCCTACGCCTCGGGGTGGGGGCCCGAGAGCGACCTGATCGCGGGCGACTTCCTGGTGCAGGCGTACTCCGGGTGCGCCGAGGGGATCACGCCCGAGGGCGAGCCGCCGGCGCCCTCGCGCATGGCGTACGTGGACATCATGGGCGGCCTGCTGGCCTGCGAGGGGATCCTCGCGGGCCTCTACCTGCGCGAGCGTACGGGGCGCGGGTGCCGGGTCGACACCTCGCTGCTCGGGGCGGCCACGCTGCTGCAGGCCCACGTCCTGGCGGGGATCGCCACGGGCGACGAGCGGGGGCGGCGGATGGGCCGGCCGGTGTGGGGGCCGCTGGACCAGCCGGTGGAGACGGCCGACGGGTTCCTGCTGGTGGAGGCGGCGGAGCCGGCGGCGCTGCGCAGCGCGGCCGCGGTGTGCGGCGCGCGGGCCGACGGGCCGCCCGAGCGCCTCCAGGAGCGCATCGCCACGCAGCTGCGCGGCCGCACGGCCGCCGAGTGGGAGCGCCGGCTCGGCGAGGTGGGGGTCGCGGCGACGGCGGTGTGCGCCGACCTGGCCGACGTTCCCGGCGACCCGCGCATGGCGGGGCTGCTGGAAGAGGCCGCCACCGGTGCCCGCGTTCCCGCCGCGCCGTGGCGCTTCGCCGGCTGA
- a CDS encoding fatty acid--CoA ligase family protein, with product MNPETLAGALHGAWIRWPQRTALVHGGRRTTYAQLGDAITAVAALYRDLGIGAGDRVLCPLSNRPELLVAAGAAWTAGAVHVGADHGLTAAELSALVELTGASALVFEPAAGAGDPFAALDELRAARPGLRVLVVGGLAPPEGCVRLSAVIAACEAGGERGIEVPDGPDPADPAAIFVTSGTTGRPKAPVSTHGNLRMRWRRLADRLGFGPGDVHLAYLPLSHGFGMMMAMSALSTGGRLVLLERFDAAEALRRITEEGVTVVSGSAAHFRLLLDRRDPARHDLRTLRMGIGSAASFPPALLRAVYDELGMEFMLMYGSSEGVGVVTTDRDDVLRGSVGRPSPGSVAVLGPGREPLPPGEVGEIAFSRAFFPVRYWGDPAPVADGWYHSGDLGRLDDEGRLYVLGRIKHQINSGGLKVDPVEVEGALLRCPGVRDAAVLGLPHAVYGETVCACVVPEPGAEPSLEALRAELGGALAPHKLPRELCLLDQIPRTPLGKVDLPALRGQVEARGRPVPA from the coding sequence ATGAACCCGGAAACCCTGGCCGGCGCGCTGCACGGCGCGTGGATCCGCTGGCCGCAGCGGACCGCGCTGGTCCATGGCGGCCGGCGCACCACCTACGCCCAGCTGGGCGACGCGATCACGGCGGTGGCGGCGCTGTACCGCGACCTGGGGATCGGGGCGGGCGACCGCGTGCTGTGCCCGCTCTCCAACCGCCCCGAGCTCCTGGTGGCCGCGGGCGCGGCGTGGACCGCCGGGGCCGTGCACGTGGGGGCCGACCACGGCCTCACCGCGGCCGAGCTCTCGGCGCTGGTGGAGCTCACCGGCGCCTCGGCGCTGGTCTTCGAGCCGGCGGCCGGCGCGGGCGACCCCTTCGCGGCGCTGGACGAGCTCCGCGCGGCGCGCCCCGGGCTCCGCGTCCTGGTGGTGGGCGGCCTGGCCCCGCCCGAGGGGTGCGTCCGCCTCTCCGCCGTGATCGCCGCCTGCGAGGCCGGCGGCGAGCGGGGGATCGAGGTTCCCGACGGCCCCGACCCCGCCGACCCCGCCGCCATCTTCGTGACCTCGGGAACCACGGGGCGGCCCAAGGCGCCGGTGAGCACGCACGGCAACCTGCGGATGCGCTGGCGCCGGCTGGCCGACCGCCTCGGCTTCGGGCCCGGCGACGTGCACCTGGCGTACCTCCCGCTCTCGCATGGCTTCGGGATGATGATGGCCATGAGCGCCCTGTCCACCGGGGGGCGGCTGGTGCTCCTCGAGCGCTTCGACGCCGCCGAGGCGCTCCGCCGGATCACCGAGGAGGGGGTGACGGTGGTGAGCGGCTCGGCCGCGCACTTCCGCCTCCTGCTGGACCGCCGCGACCCCGCCCGCCACGACCTGCGCACGCTGCGGATGGGGATCGGGAGCGCCGCCTCGTTCCCGCCCGCGCTCCTGCGCGCCGTCTACGACGAGCTGGGGATGGAGTTCATGCTGATGTACGGGTCCAGCGAGGGGGTGGGGGTGGTGACCACCGACCGCGACGACGTGCTGCGCGGCTCGGTGGGGCGTCCCTCGCCGGGCTCGGTGGCCGTCCTGGGCCCCGGGCGCGAGCCCCTGCCGCCGGGCGAGGTGGGCGAGATCGCCTTCTCGCGCGCGTTCTTCCCCGTCCGCTACTGGGGCGACCCCGCGCCCGTCGCGGACGGGTGGTACCACTCCGGCGACCTGGGCCGGTTGGACGACGAGGGGCGGCTGTACGTGCTGGGGAGGATCAAGCACCAGATCAACAGCGGCGGCCTGAAGGTGGACCCGGTGGAGGTGGAGGGCGCGCTCCTGCGCTGCCCCGGCGTCCGCGACGCGGCGGTGCTGGGGCTTCCCCACGCGGTCTACGGCGAGACGGTGTGCGCCTGCGTGGTGCCCGAGCCCGGCGCCGAGCCCTCCCTCGAGGCGCTGCGCGCGGAGCTGGGCGGCGCGCTGGCGCCGCACAAGCTCCCGCGCGAGCTGTGCCTGCTGGACCAGATCCCCCGCACGCCGCTGGGCAAGGTGGACCTCCCCGCGCTCCGCGGCCAGGTGGAGGCCCGGGGACGCCCCGTTCCGGCCTGA
- a CDS encoding AarF/UbiB family protein has product MGRLAPALRALALAGHGLAAAARLGARLAAAGLGRSGEPRASIAGRTLAELFEALGPTYIKLGQLLGTRRDLLSDDAIRHLARLQDRLPPGPFHVVPRLFREELGTRLGAAFEELDPAPVASASIATVYRGRLRDGRVVAVKVRRPDVARRMEADLRLLRLGARWAARLPPLRPVPLRAAVDDLCACLERQLDFRAEAAASRRLRAALAAEPGVVVPALVDELSSASILTMEFVEGFRGHPARGTGDRRAALRSAVRALYRMIFEEGCIHCDMHRGNLAFLDGGRAALLDFGFVAETAPYARAKFAEFFLALATGDGVRCARITREMAVSVPPGLAYGAFEAEIAALVDRVSRVPAREFRVAGFVGRLFDIQARHGLRGTSAFVMPILALLVLEGIVNDEDPGLDFQREARPFVVPAAAAARFARPGLREDMEQARIDDAAVPRGLTAMPPVPLPYTDETPPFTEQLPPVTGAPRPNAQPGRMPGAPPPLSVENVPHPAAMERSAR; this is encoded by the coding sequence ATGGGGAGACTGGCGCCCGCGCTCCGCGCGCTCGCGCTGGCCGGGCACGGCCTGGCCGCGGCCGCGCGGCTGGGAGCCCGGCTGGCGGCCGCCGGGCTGGGGCGGAGCGGCGAACCGCGCGCGAGCATCGCGGGGCGCACGCTGGCGGAGCTGTTCGAGGCGCTGGGGCCCACGTACATCAAGCTCGGCCAGCTCCTGGGCACCCGCCGCGACCTGCTGAGCGACGACGCCATCCGTCACCTGGCGCGCCTGCAGGACCGGCTTCCCCCCGGGCCCTTCCACGTGGTCCCCCGGCTCTTCCGCGAGGAGCTGGGCACCCGGCTCGGCGCGGCCTTCGAGGAGCTCGATCCCGCGCCGGTGGCCAGCGCGAGCATCGCCACCGTCTACCGCGGGCGGCTCCGCGACGGGCGGGTGGTGGCGGTCAAGGTGCGGCGCCCCGACGTGGCGCGCCGCATGGAGGCCGACCTGCGCCTCCTGCGGCTGGGCGCCCGGTGGGCCGCCCGCCTCCCGCCGCTCCGGCCGGTTCCTCTCCGGGCCGCGGTCGACGACCTCTGCGCCTGCCTGGAGCGCCAGCTCGACTTCCGCGCCGAGGCGGCCGCCAGCCGCCGGCTCCGCGCCGCGCTGGCCGCCGAGCCGGGGGTGGTGGTGCCCGCGCTGGTCGACGAGCTGAGCAGCGCGTCGATCCTGACCATGGAGTTCGTCGAGGGCTTCCGGGGGCATCCGGCCCGCGGCACCGGCGACCGGCGCGCCGCCCTCCGCTCGGCGGTGCGCGCGCTCTACCGGATGATCTTCGAGGAGGGGTGCATCCACTGCGACATGCACCGCGGCAACCTGGCCTTCCTGGACGGCGGGCGCGCCGCGCTCCTGGACTTCGGCTTCGTGGCCGAGACGGCCCCGTACGCGCGGGCGAAGTTCGCGGAGTTCTTCCTGGCGCTGGCCACCGGCGACGGCGTCCGCTGCGCGCGGATCACCCGCGAGATGGCCGTCTCCGTGCCCCCCGGGCTGGCCTACGGCGCCTTCGAGGCCGAGATCGCCGCGCTGGTCGACCGCGTGTCGCGCGTGCCGGCCCGCGAGTTCCGGGTGGCCGGCTTCGTGGGGCGCCTGTTCGACATCCAGGCGAGGCACGGCCTGCGCGGCACCAGCGCCTTCGTGATGCCGATCCTGGCGCTGCTGGTGCTGGAGGGGATCGTGAACGACGAAGACCCCGGGCTGGACTTCCAGCGCGAGGCGCGCCCCTTCGTGGTCCCCGCGGCGGCCGCGGCCCGCTTCGCCCGCCCCGGGCTGCGCGAAGACATGGAGCAGGCGCGCATCGACGACGCCGCGGTGCCGCGCGGGCTCACCGCCATGCCGCCGGTCCCCCTCCCCTACACCGACGAAACGCCTCCCTTCACCGAGCAGCTGCCGCCGGTCACCGGCGCGCCGCGGCCAAACGCGCAACCAGGGAGAATGCCGGGCGCCCCTCCGCCGCTATCCGTGGAGAACGTCCCGCACCCCGCAGCCATGGAGCGAAGCGCACGATGA